A segment of the Kazachstania africana CBS 2517 chromosome 2, complete genome genome:
tattttgaaaactaGTGAAGGGTGAAGCGCTTGTATTGGCAAATGCAGAAGTTGCAGTTTTGTTAAAAGTTGATGAACCTGACATAGTTGAGATTGCAGGTCCTGTTGATCCAAATGCAGACGTTCGTGGCCCCTGTTGTGATGGAATATTACCGAATGCAGACGTCACGGTAGCTTGCTGTGGCACAGGGTTCCCAAAACCAGACGAGGTGTTAGAATTTAtgtttgaagaaaatgcaGAGCACCCAAAAGGTGTATTACCACTTGGAGTTGTACCAAATGCAGGTCTACCGAATGCAGAACTAGGATTGGTCATAGCGCCCGTACTGTTATTAATATTGGTTCCAAATGCAGGTTTTCCAAAGGCAGAAGAAGTATTCATATTATTTGCACTTCCTCGATTACTAAATGCACTGCTCGATCCGAATGTGCTAGCCTGCGGCTGCACAGTTTTGGTACTAAAAGGATTTTGTTGTGATTGATTCTGAAGTGATGCAAATGGCGAAGCATTTGTCGTACTACCACCAAATGCAGAATTTCCGAATGCATTATTTGTTGTATTATTTCCTATTCCTGCTGTCCCAAAAGAAGGCTGCCCAAATGCAGAACCTGTTGAGCTACTAGCTCCCGTTGATCCAAATCCGGTAGATCCAAAGGACGGCGCCCCAAAGGCACCACCAGTAGAGGCATTCGCGGAAGTAAAAGGGTTTGCACCAAATGCAGAATTATTCATTAAGTAAGTAAACAGTTATTGTCCTGTGATCGTCTTG
Coding sequences within it:
- the NUP42 gene encoding FG-nucleoporin NUP42 (similar to Saccharomyces cerevisiae NUP42 (YDR192C); ancestral locus Anc_8.398); this encodes MNNSAFGANPFTSANASTGGAFGAPSFGSTGFGSTGASSSTGSAFGQPSFGTAGIGNNTTNNAFGNSAFGGSTTNASPFASLQNQSQQNPFSTKTVQPQASTFGSSSAFSNRGSANNMNTSSAFGKPAFGTNINNSTGAMTNPSSAFGRPAFGTTPSGNTPFGCSAFSSNINSNTSSGFGNPVPQQATVTSAFGNIPSQQGPRTSAFGSTGPAISTMSGSSTFNKTATSAFANTSASPFTSFQNSTNQTSTSVFGASPFNNPQNNIGGFSTVKPDNAINSSSAFGTTQNNNGVASIPNKILPFANTQNATSPFGNINNTTGSAFPPAVTSTQQPFNTSSSGASPFGTTTQKTLPTAPAASNNISMNNIKEEDEKDMEKIMSKETLEQFKAMKFEIGKVPDMPPPKLLIL